Proteins from one Aureimonas sp. SA4125 genomic window:
- a CDS encoding 2-hydroxyacid dehydrogenase: protein MERRELLMVGPLASAATTEIEKDVIVHRYWEAEDKPALLAEIADRATLVATSGHYGCSAEIMEALPKLELIASFGVGYDAVDITAAKRHNIRVTNTPDVLNDCVAEMTLALMLAACHRIPQADRYVRDGLWPSGNFPLTPELTGRTVGILGLGRIGKEIARRLQVLKMHVVYHGRQRQEHEPFPYYADLVAMARDVDWLVVIAPGSASTTGIVSREVMQALGPEGTLVNMARGSLVDEPAMVELLATGALGGAALDVFADEPNVPAELLGLPNVVLSPHQGSATHKTRAAMAAVVVANLRAHMRGDPLVSPVA, encoded by the coding sequence ATGGAACGCCGCGAACTCCTGATGGTCGGCCCGCTCGCTTCAGCGGCCACCACCGAGATCGAAAAGGACGTGATCGTCCACCGCTACTGGGAGGCAGAGGACAAGCCGGCGCTTCTCGCCGAGATTGCCGACCGAGCCACGCTGGTCGCCACCTCAGGCCACTACGGCTGCTCGGCCGAGATCATGGAGGCGCTGCCGAAACTCGAACTGATCGCCTCCTTCGGCGTCGGTTACGATGCCGTCGACATCACCGCCGCCAAGCGCCACAATATCCGGGTCACCAACACGCCCGACGTCCTCAACGACTGCGTCGCGGAGATGACCCTGGCGCTGATGCTCGCCGCCTGCCACCGCATTCCGCAAGCCGACCGCTACGTCCGCGATGGCCTCTGGCCAAGCGGCAACTTCCCGCTGACACCCGAACTCACCGGCCGCACCGTCGGCATTCTCGGGCTCGGCCGGATCGGCAAGGAAATCGCCCGCCGGCTGCAGGTGCTCAAGATGCACGTCGTCTATCACGGCCGCCAGCGCCAGGAGCACGAACCCTTTCCCTATTATGCCGATCTCGTGGCCATGGCGCGGGATGTCGACTGGCTCGTCGTCATCGCGCCCGGTTCGGCCTCGACGACCGGCATCGTCAGCCGCGAGGTGATGCAGGCGCTCGGGCCGGAGGGCACGCTCGTCAACATGGCGCGCGGCTCGCTCGTCGACGAGCCGGCGATGGTCGAGCTTCTGGCAACGGGGGCCCTGGGCGGCGCCGCCCTCGACGTGTTTGCCGACGAGCCCAATGTCCCGGCGGAGCTTCTTGGCCTGCCGAATGTCGTCCTGTCGCCGCATCAGGGAAGCGCGACGCACAAGACCCGCGCGGCGATGGCCGCCGTGGTGGTTGCCAATCTCCGCGCTCATATGCGCGGCGACCCCTTGGTCAGCCCGGTCGCCTGA
- a CDS encoding NAD kinase yields the protein MPRSAASICFLAGDTPMARSAAARLVALYGNHPPDTADVIVALGGDGFMLQTLHRFMGTGIPIYGMNQGTIGFLMNEFRETDLHDRLSAAVENEIRPLEMIATDSDGEEHRALAINEVSIFRQSYQAARLRILIDDKVRMEELICDGVMVATPTGSTAYNLSAQGPIIPMDAPLLALTPVSAFRPRRWRGALIPNQRTVMIETLEPEKRPVNAVADHTEVKSVLRVSIHESRTARSLVLFDQDHSWDERILAEQFRY from the coding sequence ATGCCGCGCAGCGCCGCCTCGATCTGCTTTCTCGCTGGCGACACGCCGATGGCGCGAAGCGCTGCGGCGCGCCTTGTGGCCCTCTATGGCAACCATCCGCCCGACACGGCCGACGTGATCGTGGCTCTCGGCGGCGACGGCTTCATGCTGCAGACGCTGCACCGATTCATGGGCACCGGCATTCCGATCTACGGGATGAACCAGGGCACCATCGGTTTCCTGATGAACGAGTTCCGCGAAACGGATCTGCACGACCGGCTCTCGGCGGCGGTGGAGAACGAGATCAGGCCGCTGGAAATGATCGCCACCGACAGCGATGGCGAGGAACACCGGGCGCTCGCCATCAACGAAGTCTCGATCTTCCGCCAGTCCTACCAGGCCGCACGGCTGAGAATCCTCATCGACGACAAGGTGCGGATGGAGGAGCTGATCTGCGACGGCGTCATGGTGGCGACGCCGACCGGTTCGACCGCCTACAATCTCTCGGCCCAGGGCCCGATCATCCCGATGGACGCGCCGCTGCTGGCGCTCACGCCTGTCAGCGCGTTTCGCCCCCGGCGCTGGCGCGGTGCCCTCATTCCCAATCAGCGAACGGTGATGATCGAGACGCTGGAGCCGGAAAAGCGCCCGGTGAACGCCGTGGCCGACCATACCGAGGTCAAGTCGGTGCTGAGGGTGTCGATTCACGAGTCGCGGACGGCGCGCAGCCTCGTCCTCTTCGACCAGGATCACTCCTGGGACGAACGGATC